A stretch of the Oceanicola sp. D3 genome encodes the following:
- a CDS encoding N-acetyltransferase, translating into MSAQIHLATPEDAERLLSMVYRFHQELGLDLSDEHRARAIMPLLEGNPLGAIYLIGPRRAPVGYICVCFGWAIELGGIDGFIDEFWVRPSVRGRGIGMEALHKVLAALGQAGVRFMHLEVDRENDKAQRLYSRAGFQPRERYFLMSKELGNTPKA; encoded by the coding sequence ATGAGCGCCCAAATCCACCTTGCCACCCCGGAAGACGCCGAGCGGCTGCTCTCCATGGTCTACCGCTTCCATCAGGAACTCGGGCTGGACCTGAGCGACGAGCACCGCGCCCGCGCCATCATGCCCTTGCTGGAGGGCAACCCGCTCGGTGCCATCTACCTCATCGGCCCCCGCCGCGCGCCGGTCGGCTATATCTGCGTCTGCTTCGGCTGGGCCATCGAGCTCGGCGGCATCGACGGCTTCATTGATGAATTTTGGGTCCGCCCCTCCGTCCGGGGCCGTGGCATCGGCATGGAAGCGCTGCACAAGGTCTTGGCCGCCCTCGGTCAGGCTGGCGTGCGGTTCATGCATCTCGAAGTCGACCGCGAGAATGACAAGGCCCAACGGCTCTACTCCCGCGCTGGCTTCCAGCCGCGCGAGCGCTATTTCCTCATGTCAAAGGAACTCGGAAACACACCCAAGGCATGA
- a CDS encoding nucleoside hydrolase: MSPRKIIIDTDPGQDDAVAILLALASPELEVLGVTAVAGNVPLALTSLNARKVVELSGRTDVPVFAGCEKPLAHSLTTAEHVHGKTGLDGADLPAPQLPLQSAHAVDFIIETLRAEAPGTVTLCPLGPLTNIATALQRAPDIAPKIAEIVLMGGAYFEVGNITPAAEFNIYVDPEAAEITFKSGVPITVMSLDVTHKALVTRPRHAAFAALGNAAGGAVAGWVGFFERFDVAKYGSEGGPLHDPTTIAYLLNPTLFTGRHINVEIETQSPLTRGMTVADWWGVTDRAPNATFMGTIDAPGFFALLTERLARLP, translated from the coding sequence ATGTCCCCCCGCAAGATCATCATAGATACCGACCCCGGACAGGATGACGCCGTGGCCATCCTGCTGGCCCTCGCCTCGCCCGAGCTGGAGGTTCTCGGCGTCACCGCCGTCGCCGGCAACGTGCCGCTCGCGCTGACCTCGCTCAACGCCCGCAAGGTGGTCGAACTCTCCGGCCGCACCGATGTGCCTGTCTTCGCAGGCTGCGAAAAGCCACTGGCCCACAGCCTCACCACCGCCGAGCACGTCCACGGCAAAACCGGCCTCGACGGGGCCGATCTGCCCGCGCCGCAGCTCCCCCTGCAAAGCGCCCATGCGGTCGATTTCATCATCGAAACGCTCCGGGCAGAGGCACCGGGCACCGTCACCCTTTGCCCGCTCGGCCCGCTCACCAACATCGCCACCGCCCTCCAGCGCGCGCCTGATATCGCGCCAAAGATCGCCGAGATCGTGCTGATGGGCGGCGCCTACTTCGAGGTCGGCAACATCACGCCCGCCGCCGAGTTCAATATCTACGTCGATCCCGAAGCCGCTGAAATCACGTTCAAGTCCGGCGTCCCAATCACCGTCATGTCGCTCGACGTCACCCACAAAGCCCTCGTCACCCGCCCCCGCCACGCCGCCTTTGCGGCGCTCGGCAATGCCGCTGGCGGGGCCGTGGCGGGCTGGGTCGGCTTCTTCGAGCGCTTCGACGTGGCCAAATACGGCTCCGAGGGCGGCCCCCTCCACGACCCAACCACCATCGCCTACCTGCTCAACCCAACGCTCTTCACCGGGCGGCACATCAACGTCGAGATCGAAACCCAAAGCCCGCTCACCCGGGGCATGACCGTGGCCGATTGGTGGGGCGTCACCGACCGCGCACCCAACGCCACCTTCATGGGCACCATCGACGCGCCCGGTTTCTTCGCCCTGCTCACCGAACGTCTGGCCCGCCTGCCATGA
- a CDS encoding endonuclease/exonuclease/phosphatase family protein, protein MRAVMRVVVVLGLLALGASFAGRWWAWGDSLAVARSWVGLGGLVWLALCGAAGALTWRWVAALWLVVLAALAPVGWDKWRPEPGGAAALVIYQKNMNFRMPSVAPLVEDVQAVGPDMVTLQEVDAENQAVMAALVERYPGQHYCAFSAVGGQAVMARWPALERRCGYGWAGMQVDAPGGPVWLVSLHLHWPAPHSQHAHLAKALPELAALEGPVFLGGDFNMVPWSGAMARVEEAIGARHMGRARLSIEQFGGKLWLPIDHVLAPEGWAGRTVIRPQLGSDHFGVVMELVAP, encoded by the coding sequence ATGCGGGCAGTGATGCGGGTGGTGGTGGTTTTGGGGCTTTTGGCCCTTGGGGCGAGCTTTGCCGGGCGCTGGTGGGCTTGGGGCGACAGTTTGGCGGTGGCGCGCAGCTGGGTGGGGCTTGGCGGGCTGGTTTGGCTGGCGCTGTGCGGTGCTGCAGGCGCGCTAACGTGGCGCTGGGTTGCTGCGCTGTGGCTAGTGGTGCTGGCGGCGCTTGCCCCGGTGGGGTGGGACAAGTGGCGGCCTGAGCCCGGCGGCGCGGCGGCGTTGGTGATCTATCAGAAGAACATGAACTTTCGGATGCCTTCGGTGGCACCGCTGGTGGAAGATGTCCAAGCTGTCGGGCCCGATATGGTGACCCTTCAGGAAGTGGATGCGGAGAACCAAGCGGTGATGGCGGCGCTGGTAGAGCGCTACCCCGGCCAGCATTATTGCGCATTCTCGGCGGTTGGGGGGCAGGCGGTGATGGCTCGCTGGCCTGCGCTGGAACGCCGGTGCGGCTATGGCTGGGCGGGGATGCAGGTGGATGCGCCGGGTGGCCCGGTTTGGCTGGTGTCATTGCACTTGCACTGGCCTGCGCCCCATTCACAACATGCGCATCTGGCCAAGGCCCTGCCGGAACTGGCGGCGCTGGAAGGGCCGGTGTTTTTGGGGGGAGACTTCAACATGGTGCCATGGTCGGGGGCGATGGCACGGGTGGAGGAGGCGATTGGCGCGCGGCACATGGGGCGGGCGCGGCTGAGCATTGAGCAGTTTGGCGGCAAGCTGTGGTTGCCGATCGACCATGTGCTGGCGCCGGAAGGCTGGGCCGGGCGGACGGTGATCCGGCCACAGCTTGGGTCGGATCACTTTGGGGTGGTTATGGAGTTGGTTGCGCCGTGA
- a CDS encoding lytic transglycosylase domain-containing protein encodes MFKPFLAAALLALAPAAASAIGCGKNANGFEAWKADFAKVAQQNGVGQRGLQALAQTRYAKRTIAADRNQKSFKYSLQKFMQIRGSNTIIAQGKKRRARNANYYNGLQSRFGVPAGVIIAIHGMETGFGNFMGDSNVLNATVTLAYDCRRPAFFLPHAIAALKMIDRGIMSPNAIGAKHGELGHTQFLPGNALKYGVDGNGDGRLDLNNPSDALASTANYLRAKGWKPGQPYGEGTHNFRVLKEWNAATVYQKSLAIMGTAIDG; translated from the coding sequence ATGTTCAAACCCTTCCTTGCCGCTGCCCTCCTTGCCCTTGCGCCAGCCGCCGCATCCGCCATCGGGTGCGGCAAAAACGCGAATGGTTTTGAGGCCTGGAAGGCCGACTTTGCCAAGGTGGCCCAGCAAAACGGCGTTGGCCAGCGCGGCCTGCAAGCCCTCGCGCAAACACGCTACGCCAAACGCACCATCGCCGCCGACCGCAACCAGAAGAGCTTCAAATACTCCCTGCAAAAATTCATGCAGATCCGCGGCTCCAACACCATCATCGCCCAAGGCAAAAAGCGCCGCGCCCGCAATGCCAACTATTACAACGGCCTGCAAAGCCGCTTCGGCGTGCCCGCCGGCGTCATCATCGCGATCCACGGGATGGAAACCGGCTTTGGCAATTTCATGGGCGACAGCAACGTGCTGAACGCCACCGTTACGCTGGCCTATGACTGCCGCCGCCCGGCCTTCTTCCTGCCCCACGCCATTGCCGCGCTCAAAATGATCGACCGCGGGATCATGTCCCCCAATGCCATCGGCGCCAAGCACGGCGAGCTGGGCCACACCCAGTTTCTGCCCGGCAATGCGCTCAAATACGGCGTGGACGGCAACGGAGACGGGCGTCTTGATCTCAACAACCCGTCCGACGCGCTGGCCTCAACCGCCAACTACCTGCGCGCCAAGGGCTGGAAGCCCGGCCAGCCCTACGGTGAAGGCACCCACAACTTCCGCGTCCTGAAGGAATGGAACGCCGCCACCGTCTACCAAAAGAGCCTCGCCATCATGGGCACCGCCATCGACGGCTGA
- a CDS encoding DUF3445 domain-containing protein — protein sequence MSVILQERLGALPPAFGRLPGAAPLDMERWLMVDEAYGAQMAERERLLAERRNEVVALEAGREPVALEALEMVLAHIAGRDAWQVEGRRVRCPDGRRVEVDEEDPLGSLGRLITEDICLLEARDGAQVLVGAVLCFPSRWVLAEKMGRAMLRIHAPVEVYGEELNTRVERMMVALKPGRGLWRANGHFHSDPSLFYPRAEVAEKKWEPEARYFRSERQALIRMPQTGATLFSIHTTVVEATALSAAQRALVGG from the coding sequence ATGAGCGTGATTTTGCAGGAGCGGTTGGGCGCGTTGCCGCCGGCGTTTGGGCGGCTGCCGGGCGCGGCCCCGCTGGATATGGAGCGGTGGCTCATGGTCGATGAGGCTTATGGGGCGCAGATGGCCGAGCGGGAGCGGCTTTTGGCGGAGCGGCGCAACGAGGTTGTGGCCCTGGAGGCGGGGCGCGAGCCGGTGGCGCTGGAGGCGCTGGAGATGGTGCTGGCGCATATCGCTGGCCGGGACGCGTGGCAAGTGGAGGGGCGGCGCGTGCGCTGCCCCGATGGCCGCCGGGTGGAGGTGGATGAGGAAGATCCGCTGGGCAGTTTGGGGCGGCTGATTACCGAGGACATCTGCCTGCTGGAGGCGCGGGACGGCGCGCAGGTGCTGGTGGGGGCCGTGCTGTGCTTTCCGTCCCGCTGGGTGCTGGCGGAGAAGATGGGCCGGGCGATGCTGCGCATTCACGCGCCAGTGGAGGTGTATGGCGAGGAGCTGAACACGCGGGTGGAGCGGATGATGGTGGCCCTGAAACCGGGGCGGGGCCTGTGGCGGGCCAATGGGCATTTTCACTCTGACCCGAGCCTGTTTTATCCGCGCGCGGAGGTGGCGGAAAAGAAGTGGGAGCCGGAGGCGCGGTATTTCAGGAGTGAGCGGCAGGCGCTGATCCGGATGCCGCAGACGGGGGCAACGCTGTTTTCCATCCACACGACGGTGGTGGAGGCAACGGCGCTGAGCGCGGCGCAGCGGGCTTTGGTGGGCGGGTAG
- the glnA gene encoding type I glutamate--ammonia ligase → MSNKDVLKTIKDEDVEYVDIRFTDPRGKLQHVTVMSDQVDEDFLEEGFMFDGSSIAGWKSIDKSDMKLMPDGSSAYMDPFYAEKTLCVHCSVVEPDTGEAYNRDPRGTAQLAEAYLKSTGIGDTSYWGPEAEFFLFDDVRFSVEMNKVSYQVDAGDAAWNTDAEFDMGNMGHRPGIKGGYFPVNPIDDAQDLRSEMLSTMKRMGMKVDKHHHEVASCQHELGLIFGSLTKQADELQKYKYVIHNVANAYGKSATFMPKPIAGDNGTGMHVNMSIFKDGKPLFAGDKYADLSDEALYYIGGILKHAKALNAFTNPSTNSYKRLIPGFEAPVLRAYSASNRSGCVRIPWAENPKAKRVEARFPDPAGNPYLCFSALLMAGLDGIKNKIHPGEAMDKDLYDLPPEELAGIPTVCASLREAMTELEADMDFLTAGDVFTKDQIEGYMDLKWEEIYAYEHTPHPVEYKMYYSC, encoded by the coding sequence ATGAGCAACAAGGACGTTCTCAAGACAATCAAGGATGAAGACGTCGAATACGTCGACATCCGCTTCACCGATCCGCGTGGCAAGCTGCAGCACGTCACCGTTATGTCCGACCAGGTCGACGAGGACTTCCTCGAAGAAGGCTTCATGTTCGATGGCTCCTCCATCGCTGGCTGGAAGTCGATCGACAAATCCGACATGAAGCTGATGCCCGATGGCTCCTCGGCTTACATGGACCCGTTCTACGCCGAGAAAACGCTCTGCGTGCACTGCTCCGTTGTCGAGCCCGACACCGGCGAAGCCTACAACCGCGATCCGCGCGGCACCGCACAGCTGGCCGAGGCCTACCTCAAGTCCACCGGTATCGGTGACACCTCCTACTGGGGCCCCGAGGCCGAGTTCTTCCTCTTCGACGACGTGCGCTTTTCCGTCGAGATGAACAAGGTAAGCTACCAGGTGGACGCAGGCGACGCAGCCTGGAACACCGACGCCGAGTTCGACATGGGCAACATGGGCCACCGTCCCGGCATCAAGGGCGGCTACTTCCCGGTCAACCCGATCGACGACGCGCAGGATCTGCGCTCCGAGATGCTCTCGACCATGAAGCGCATGGGCATGAAGGTCGACAAGCACCACCACGAGGTGGCCTCCTGTCAGCACGAGCTGGGCCTGATCTTCGGCTCGCTCACCAAGCAGGCCGACGAGCTTCAGAAGTACAAGTACGTCATCCACAACGTGGCCAACGCCTACGGCAAGTCGGCCACCTTCATGCCCAAGCCCATCGCGGGCGACAACGGCACCGGCATGCACGTCAACATGTCGATCTTCAAGGATGGCAAGCCGCTCTTTGCCGGCGACAAATACGCCGACCTCTCCGACGAGGCGCTGTATTACATCGGCGGCATCCTGAAGCACGCCAAGGCGCTCAACGCCTTCACCAACCCCTCGACCAACAGCTACAAGCGCCTGATCCCGGGCTTTGAAGCTCCGGTTCTGCGCGCCTACTCCGCGTCCAACCGCTCGGGTTGCGTGCGTATTCCGTGGGCCGAAAACCCCAAGGCCAAGCGCGTCGAGGCCCGCTTCCCCGACCCGGCAGGCAACCCCTACCTGTGCTTCTCGGCCCTGCTGATGGCCGGCCTCGACGGGATCAAGAACAAGATCCACCCCGGCGAAGCCATGGACAAAGACCTCTACGACCTGCCGCCCGAAGAACTCGCCGGCATCCCCACCGTCTGCGCCTCGCTGCGTGAAGCCATGACCGAGCTGGAAGCCGACATGGACTTCCTCACCGCCGGCGACGTCTTCACCAAGGACCAGATCGAGGGCTACATGGACCTCAAGTGGGAAGAGATCTACGCCTACGAGCACACCCCGCACCCGGTTGAGTACAAAATGTACTACAGCTGCTGA
- a CDS encoding P-II family nitrogen regulator produces MKKIEAIIKPFKLDDVKEALQEIGVQGLSVIEVKGFGRQKGHTELYRGAEYVVDFLPKVKIEVVLADDQLDGAIEAITTAAKTDKIGDGKIFVSTIEQAIRIRTGEDGEDAL; encoded by the coding sequence ATGAAAAAGATCGAGGCAATCATCAAACCCTTCAAACTCGACGACGTGAAGGAGGCTCTCCAGGAAATCGGCGTCCAGGGGCTTTCAGTCATCGAGGTCAAGGGCTTCGGCCGTCAGAAGGGCCACACCGAGCTTTACCGCGGCGCCGAATACGTCGTGGATTTTCTGCCCAAGGTTAAGATCGAGGTCGTGCTGGCCGATGACCAGCTCGACGGCGCGATCGAGGCGATCACCACTGCCGCCAAGACCGACAAGATCGGCGATGGCAAGATCTTCGTCTCAACCATTGAGCAGGCCATTCGCATCCGCACCGGCGAAGACGGCGAAGACGCGCTCTAA
- a CDS encoding NAD(P)H-hydrate dehydratase codes for MELLTSAQMRAIEQAAIEAGEVTGLELMERAGRGVVEAVFEEWPELAAGSFRAVVLCGPGNNGGDGFVVARVLKEWGWAVEVFLYGDPAKLPPDARVNYERWGEMGEVVPGSAFEGRDGWRCDLLVDALFGTGLTRPLAGYGNLLWEIGDMVRSFVPIFGHKRGRPAVVSVDVPSGICADSGRTLENAEPQNPHAACANLTVTFHSEKLGHRLGDGPEACGKVVVKSIGLERALIEGVVSLSKVPNHLLKCGGAHKFSHGHALILAGGAGKGGAARMAARGALRIGAGLVTVAPTPGALQENAARLDAVMLQAVGDAEALARVLEDRRINAVCVGPGLGVERAREMVPVVLGRGGGLDGGQIAHPTVLDADALSAFADEPEALFGMLHEGCVLTPHGGEFARLFPDIAEKLAAPAVTGAAFSKVDAAREAAARAGCVVLFKGPDTVIAGPDGACSVNAAVYERAAPWLATAGAGDVLAGFITGLMARGFAPMRAAEAAAWLHVECARAFGPGLIAEDLPEVLPRVLAGLENG; via the coding sequence ATGGAACTTCTGACATCTGCACAAATGCGCGCCATCGAGCAGGCCGCGATCGAGGCCGGAGAAGTCACCGGGCTGGAGCTGATGGAACGCGCCGGGCGGGGCGTGGTGGAGGCGGTGTTTGAGGAATGGCCGGAGCTGGCGGCCGGGTCGTTCCGCGCTGTGGTGCTCTGCGGGCCGGGGAACAATGGCGGCGATGGGTTCGTGGTGGCGCGGGTATTGAAGGAGTGGGGGTGGGCGGTCGAGGTGTTTCTGTATGGCGATCCGGCGAAGCTGCCGCCGGATGCGCGTGTGAATTATGAGCGGTGGGGGGAGATGGGGGAGGTGGTGCCAGGGTCCGCCTTTGAGGGCCGCGACGGTTGGCGCTGTGATCTTTTGGTGGACGCACTTTTTGGCACCGGGCTAACCCGTCCCTTGGCAGGGTATGGCAACCTGCTCTGGGAAATTGGGGATATGGTGCGCAGCTTCGTGCCTATCTTTGGTCACAAGCGCGGACGCCCGGCTGTTGTGTCTGTCGATGTTCCGAGCGGCATATGTGCAGATAGTGGTCGCACCCTGGAGAATGCCGAACCACAGAACCCCCATGCCGCTTGCGCGAACCTAACTGTGACGTTCCATTCCGAGAAGCTTGGGCACCGGCTCGGTGACGGGCCGGAAGCTTGTGGAAAGGTTGTTGTAAAAAGCATCGGTCTTGAGCGCGCGTTAATTGAGGGTGTGGTTTCGCTGAGCAAAGTTCCCAATCACCTCCTGAAGTGCGGCGGCGCGCACAAGTTCTCCCACGGGCACGCACTTATCCTCGCAGGCGGCGCGGGCAAGGGCGGTGCGGCGCGGATGGCGGCGCGGGGGGCGTTGAGGATCGGGGCAGGGCTGGTCACGGTGGCGCCGACGCCGGGGGCGTTGCAGGAGAATGCGGCGCGGCTGGATGCGGTGATGTTGCAGGCGGTGGGGGACGCAGAGGCTCTGGCGCGGGTGCTGGAGGATCGGCGGATCAATGCGGTGTGTGTCGGGCCGGGCTTGGGGGTTGAACGGGCGCGGGAGATGGTGCCAGTGGTTCTTGGTCGGGGTGGTGGGCTGGATGGTGGGCAGATTGCCCACCCTACGGTGTTGGACGCGGATGCGCTGTCGGCTTTTGCGGATGAGCCGGAGGCGCTGTTCGGAATGCTGCACGAGGGCTGTGTGCTCACGCCCCATGGCGGGGAGTTTGCGCGGCTCTTTCCGGACATTGCCGAGAAACTGGCGGCCCCGGCGGTGACCGGCGCGGCCTTTTCGAAGGTGGATGCGGCACGGGAGGCGGCGGCGCGGGCGGGATGCGTGGTGCTGTTCAAGGGACCGGATACGGTGATTGCGGGGCCGGATGGCGCGTGCTCGGTGAATGCGGCGGTCTACGAGCGGGCTGCGCCCTGGCTGGCGACGGCGGGGGCGGGGGATGTGCTGGCGGGGTTCATCACCGGGCTGATGGCGCGGGGGTTTGCGCCGATGCGGGCTGCAGAGGCGGCGGCATGGCTGCACGTGGAATGTGCGCGGGCGTTCGGGCCGGGGCTGATTGCAGAGGATTTGCCGGAGGTTTTGCCGCGGGTTTTGGCCGGGTTGGAGAATGGATAG
- a CDS encoding Hint domain-containing protein yields the protein MSDMNMGGLRRAAQVFTPDLGPAGISASARILTARGERRLGELEPGDRLVSRSSGMVRLAGLSRFTCDVIPIALAPHALGNGKPSDLVHVTPAQKLLLRDWRAKLLYGSSAALAPAAALVDNGYITRTPRLKGMEMVTLLFDAPEILYIGMLECAFEPDEAAQAA from the coding sequence ATGTCTGATATGAACATGGGAGGCCTGCGCCGGGCAGCGCAGGTGTTCACTCCCGATCTCGGGCCAGCGGGCATTTCCGCTTCCGCCCGGATTCTCACCGCCCGTGGCGAGCGCCGTCTTGGCGAGCTGGAGCCCGGTGACAGGCTCGTGTCGCGCAGCTCGGGCATGGTCCGGCTCGCAGGCCTGTCGCGCTTCACCTGCGATGTCATCCCGATCGCGCTGGCCCCGCATGCCCTCGGCAACGGCAAGCCGTCTGATCTCGTCCACGTCACCCCGGCGCAAAAGCTGCTGCTGCGCGACTGGCGCGCCAAGCTGCTCTACGGCAGTTCCGCCGCCCTCGCCCCTGCCGCCGCGCTGGTCGACAACGGCTATATAACCCGCACGCCCCGGCTCAAGGGGATGGAGATGGTAACGCTGCTCTTCGACGCGCCCGAAATCCTCTACATCGGCATGCTCGAATGCGCCTTCGAGCCCGACGAGGCCGCCCAAGCCGCCTGA
- a CDS encoding CHAT domain-containing protein, giving the protein MTVLTLTRGLAALVLVVLLAGGARAEGSIYEELGAAYGQIAQDAPAAAARLGELVARYDAEGVQDPFLLSDIYLALVLAHHAAGQASAALARLDEAGARQPMLTKRIPEMAYLRGEILSGFGLFLQASVAYEQAADFMEMSGWSARFDDAARARMRLFEVHAKARASWVADGGKRVTEAEALLGPLAPMIAQPGGAVLRVLPLRMREYRGDLLTAREGYMAQAAGSDSRAGLLALAALADWRLGRRAFARKEAEAALADGGLGPKRRALMEAVVLLTEEGVPELEALAPLIETFRPAPGADYQHADMVDLLELMAMLVEVVAQVPEGERPAVAALQVPEALLDFETMAQDGYGRRLISGVRLDLARMLEAEGQHDAARAHYQAVRLRADVTLSELAAALGGLSRVGLDAPHDRPDAVSGLAYSAAQVARGQVEAVPSRLGAEARRQLEAYATLFEGGVDALYDQMEARPPIGPMGAPHVEGFDQKGPYVFPWRETDGYVPLDAGDYWRDRLDEAFGMMQSARQSAAGRAIEAMTARLAAGGGEVGRLLRDRDAVLARREALVARGPVGQAEVAAVDAELDRIEAALAEAAPEWKSSAAPEPLGLEEARDLLGENEALLVQLQTARGFHVFIVTPEAVVWQRRAVTEEEVSGGVRELRRALDPSGPQRSAVALKAAEDAPTAFNPATAHDLHRAALGAAVGFVPEGAVIFAVPDGAFQALPLGVLVAKPAGDGAAWGEIDWAIRHHAFATLPLPASLRALRREAGVSAGALPFLGIADPAFGADIAGLQLARLPESVGEVEALNQAVAGGAGEVVTGAAAREAEMGGAIRLGAARVLAFATHGLLGGEAAGLSEPALALAAPGAGFDGLLSASEIAVLDLDADWVLLSACNTALGPGGEGAEGLSGLARAFLYAGARRLLVSHWAVDSLATVELTTGMFEAMAEAEPGPGAGARALRRVMLEMIDSPARARYAHPAAWGPFVTVGG; this is encoded by the coding sequence ATGACTGTTTTGACATTGACGCGCGGCCTTGCCGCATTGGTGCTTGTGGTGCTGCTGGCGGGCGGGGCGCGGGCGGAGGGGTCGATTTACGAAGAGCTGGGCGCGGCCTATGGGCAGATTGCGCAGGATGCCCCGGCCGCCGCCGCGCGGTTGGGTGAGCTGGTGGCGCGGTATGATGCCGAAGGGGTGCAAGACCCGTTTCTTCTGTCGGACATCTACCTTGCATTGGTGTTGGCGCATCACGCGGCCGGGCAGGCGAGCGCGGCCTTGGCGCGGCTTGATGAGGCGGGTGCGCGGCAGCCGATGCTGACGAAGCGCATTCCGGAGATGGCTTATTTGCGTGGGGAGATCCTTTCGGGGTTCGGGCTCTTTCTGCAGGCGAGCGTGGCCTATGAGCAGGCGGCGGATTTCATGGAGATGTCGGGCTGGTCGGCGCGGTTTGACGATGCGGCGCGGGCGCGGATGCGGCTGTTTGAGGTGCATGCGAAGGCGCGGGCCTCTTGGGTGGCGGATGGCGGCAAGCGGGTGACGGAGGCGGAGGCGTTGCTTGGTCCGCTTGCGCCGATGATCGCCCAGCCTGGGGGCGCGGTGCTGCGGGTGCTGCCGCTTCGGATGCGGGAATACCGGGGTGATCTGCTCACGGCGCGGGAGGGCTACATGGCGCAGGCGGCGGGCAGTGACAGCCGCGCCGGGCTGCTTGCGCTGGCGGCGCTGGCAGACTGGCGATTGGGGCGGAGAGCGTTTGCCCGCAAGGAGGCCGAGGCCGCGCTGGCGGATGGCGGGCTTGGGCCGAAGCGGCGCGCGCTGATGGAGGCGGTGGTGCTGCTGACGGAGGAGGGCGTGCCGGAGTTGGAGGCGCTGGCCCCGCTGATCGAGACGTTCCGCCCGGCGCCGGGGGCGGATTACCAGCATGCCGATATGGTCGATCTGCTGGAGTTGATGGCGATGCTTGTGGAAGTTGTGGCGCAGGTGCCGGAGGGCGAGCGGCCCGCTGTGGCTGCGCTTCAGGTGCCCGAGGCTTTGCTGGATTTCGAGACCATGGCGCAGGATGGCTATGGGCGGCGGTTGATCTCCGGGGTGCGGCTGGATCTGGCGCGGATGTTGGAGGCTGAGGGGCAGCATGATGCGGCGCGGGCGCATTATCAGGCGGTGCGGTTGCGGGCGGATGTGACGCTGAGCGAACTGGCCGCAGCACTTGGCGGGCTGTCACGCGTAGGGCTGGATGCGCCGCATGACCGGCCTGATGCCGTCTCTGGGCTGGCCTATAGTGCGGCGCAGGTGGCGCGGGGGCAGGTTGAGGCCGTGCCGTCGCGGCTGGGCGCGGAGGCGCGGCGACAGCTTGAGGCCTATGCAACGCTCTTTGAGGGGGGTGTTGATGCGCTCTACGACCAGATGGAGGCGCGCCCGCCGATTGGGCCGATGGGCGCGCCGCATGTGGAGGGCTTTGACCAGAAGGGCCCCTATGTCTTTCCGTGGCGCGAGACCGATGGCTATGTGCCGCTGGATGCGGGCGATTACTGGCGGGACAGGCTGGATGAGGCCTTCGGGATGATGCAATCGGCCCGCCAGAGCGCGGCGGGCCGGGCGATTGAGGCGATGACGGCGCGGCTGGCCGCAGGGGGCGGCGAGGTTGGACGGTTGCTGCGTGACAGGGATGCGGTGCTGGCGCGGCGCGAGGCGCTGGTTGCGCGGGGGCCGGTGGGGCAGGCCGAGGTGGCGGCTGTGGATGCGGAGCTTGACCGGATCGAGGCCGCGCTGGCCGAGGCGGCGCCGGAATGGAAGAGCAGCGCTGCGCCGGAGCCCTTGGGGCTGGAGGAGGCGCGGGATCTGCTTGGTGAGAACGAGGCGCTGCTGGTGCAATTGCAGACGGCGCGGGGCTTTCATGTGTTTATCGTGACGCCAGAGGCGGTTGTCTGGCAGCGCCGGGCGGTGACCGAGGAGGAGGTGAGCGGAGGCGTGCGCGAGTTGCGGCGGGCCCTGGACCCATCTGGCCCGCAGCGCTCTGCGGTTGCCCTGAAGGCTGCCGAAGACGCGCCGACCGCCTTCAATCCGGCCACCGCGCATGATCTGCACCGGGCTGCGCTGGGGGCAGCGGTGGGTTTTGTGCCGGAGGGAGCGGTGATCTTTGCGGTGCCTGACGGCGCGTTTCAGGCGCTGCCTTTGGGTGTGCTGGTAGCCAAACCAGCGGGCGACGGGGCCGCTTGGGGCGAGATCGACTGGGCGATCCGGCATCATGCCTTTGCCACGCTGCCCTTGCCCGCGTCGCTCAGGGCCTTGCGGAGGGAGGCTGGCGTGAGCGCGGGCGCGCTGCCGTTTCTGGGGATCGCGGACCCGGCCTTTGGCGCGGATATCGCCGGGCTTCAACTGGCGCGATTGCCGGAGTCGGTGGGCGAGGTGGAGGCGCTCAACCAAGCCGTTGCGGGCGGCGCGGGGGAGGTTGTCACCGGCGCAGCGGCGCGGGAGGCCGAGATGGGTGGTGCGATCCGCCTTGGTGCGGCGCGGGTGCTGGCCTTTGCCACCCACGGGCTGCTGGGCGGGGAGGCGGCGGGGCTTTCGGAGCCAGCGCTGGCGTTGGCGGCTCCGGGGGCCGGGTTTGACGGGCTCTTGAGCGCCAGTGAGATCGCGGTTCTGGACCTCGACGCGGATTGGGTGCTGCTCTCGGCCTGCAACACCGCCTTGGGGCCGGGCGGCGAGGGGGCAGAGGGGCTTTCGGGGCTGGCGCGGGCGTTTCTTTATGCGGGGGCGCGGCGATTGCTGGTGAGCCACTGGGCGGTGGATTCACTGGCGACGGTGGAGCTGACCACGGGCATGTTTGAAGCGATGGCGGAGGCTGAGCCGGGGCCAGGGGCGGGTGCGCGGGCGCTGCGTCGGGTGATGCTGGAGATGATCGACAGCCCGGCGCGTGCGCGATACGCGCATCCCGCAGCTTGGGGCCCATTTGTGACCGTGGGCGGATAG